Sequence from the Rutidosis leptorrhynchoides isolate AG116_Rl617_1_P2 chromosome 3, CSIRO_AGI_Rlap_v1, whole genome shotgun sequence genome:
AAAATATCATTCACAAAGCTTAGACCCACACTTTGTGTTAGTGGAATTCATTAGGTACATCTAATTATTAATTTCTTTATTCTAAATGAAAAGCAAAAGCCATGATTTCTGTTTCCTGTGAGGCAACAACCAAATATTTTTTCCCAAACACCATTATAATCACACCTTTGCTACAACCTTTTGGACTAAACCCCTAACCACTCATGACTGCTGATGCCGTTATTATCTGTTTCAAATGAGATTACCAAATCTCCTATTACTGCTCGACAATCCTTACTGCTATCATATTGTTAACCATTTCTGCTACAACTACTGCCATACGATTTCTATTTCTAAGAAACCAACTCTAACGGGCCATTGAAAAACAACCTAATCTAAATGGGCTCGTGGACTTATTTTAGTAGGCTTACTTGATATTTAGGCTTACTTGATAATTATGAATGGGCTGAAGATCCAGCTTTGTTAACTAGGCCGTGAATTTAATTAGactaaataatgatgatgatcacgaagaTAACGATGGTTTGGGTATGATGATGACCGAATGCATAATGATGATAAGTAGAATGATGGTTAGGGTTTATAGTTGATGATGTAGTATATGATGACGATGGTGGCGGTATTTGATAAATGATACATAGAATAACGATAGATGAATGATATTACAAAGATTATAATGATCATGAATGATAATTATGATGAACGATGTGATGATGAGATGAACCAGGAAGAGATCGAATAGAAACTTATGAAACCCAAAAACCGAAGTTTTGTTTACTGCAACCTCCTCTCTTACTATCCTATTGCTAGCGAGTAAGTTGTTTCCCAGATGCTTTTAACGGACACTCTAAGAAAACCTAATCAAGTTGGGCTTATGAGAAGTTGGGATGTGAATTTTTATTTGGGCTTCAAGTCATCAACGTGATAAAGTAATTAGCTAGGCATTTAATTCAGAAATGAAATGGACGGTTCAGTGGTTAGACGTGTTGTTGGGTgaacgaggggtctcgggttcgagcccagacTCAGACATTTATTTTTGGAAAAGCCTTTAAGGTAGAAATatatctcttattattattattattattattattattattattattattattattattattattattattattattattattattattattattattattattattattattattattattattattattattattactagttaatgatacgcatatccgcaggaCAATGCGGATGCGCATACAAAGCCCTAAACCGCACACAAAATTGTCATGTCAAagatatggcacgggtatagccgcactctatgcgcctataccatctgatgcgagttttgtatgcttgcataagggtccagtacattctagaagaatgtacagtataatcaattcggattcttttccttaaataacgaaagttagttgggataatatttcatttaattagggaagagattctaccgaaaTCCTAATTCATGAGGCTATAAATACATAgcttataaaccctaatatatctatattcattcgtttactcatacgtaaaccacatcatacaaatctccatcgtacgaataatgcttcttacgatcttaaagactttcaggtatgaatataactataaaaccttcatgtcttaggGCCACTCAACCtcatatgctaggttgttggtggactctcaaatcagccaccctgtcggaatcgaaacgataccgatatgggttatccacgactaagtgtcggaggttcgaatattgttagtccttaaaccccttcATGCACTCAAGCCTAGGGTCACCTTGACCccatgaaaatatgcttgatcatttggctccATCCGTGGGACCGGTTATATGAAACAAAGAAGATTGGAATTTATGTTGTATATGATTTATTGTACGTATCTTTTTTCCATAAAACTTTTTTGTTTAACTAATCGGCCTCTTTCAGGTTTTTAATTATTAGCAATaatgggtggaggaagtaagaGTACAAAGAACCAAGGGCGATCGGACTCTCCAGTaagtccagggtttcaaacacctacgGCGACTGTTACGAACACACCGTCGACGCCACCAGCACCAACCAAGGGCACATCAAAGCCTCCATCGACACCAAGTATTAAAACAAGGCCGGTTACATCAGAAACTGTCCTGAATGAATCATCTAAGGGATGGTGGCACACTCCCGATGGAAGTTTACTGGAAACAGGAACTAGCTTTAAACCATTCGAGGATCGGTCACCAAAAATTCTGAGCTTCAGTTCTCCAAGTGAAACGGTTCCACCAGGCTTTAAAGTTAATACTACATGTGTCGGTACAATACCAATTATCGGTTGAACCCGAAACACTGATTGAAAGGGTCACTACCGAGAAAGCTCAGGAAAGAATCAGGCAGATGGGTCTGAGAAATCCAGATGGTTCATACATCATGCTAACACCACAACAAGGGACAACGGCGTGTGCGTCTTCGCAAGTAGTCCATACTGTTGCAAGCAATCGATATAGTGGGTTGCACTATGCTGCAGCCCAGTCAAATAGCTTCATATCTCAATTATAGCAAGTCGCGCCACCACACTTGGCACCCGCTTTCAATGAGCCAGCGCGGGTACAAGAATTTATGAGCAATTGGTTCGCGGTGATGCAAGGGCAAAAAGCTAAGCAAAGCCTTGAGTTAGCTCCCACAACAGAAAAGTTTGTGCCACACATCGCCAATCATCAATTCACAGTCGCACCGGTGTTGCCTCTAACACTTGAAAGTTATGATGGGTTATCAGATCCGGATGACTTTTTACAAAAATTTGAAGGAACTGCAAGAACACACAGCTGGGGTGATGCAGTAGCATGCCATATGCTACCAATAGTGCTGCAAGGAGTAGCAAGGGAATGGTTCAATAATTTGCCAGCCCAAAGCATTACAGGTTTTGTGGATTTGtgctcaagatttttattaaactttCACAATTTGCGCGCATGCAAAAGAACACATGTCGAATGTCATCACATTAAGCAGAAATCGAAAGAGAGCCTGGAAGAAATAATAGACAGATATACCAAGGAGGTGGCTAAAATACAAGACTTTCTAGAAAGCCAGAAGGTATCCGATTTTATACATTGTATAGATACCGACAGACACCTGTCTTTATGGCAACGGTTACGGAGAGTGCCAGAAACCTTCGCGAAAGTCGTAAAAGAAATGCATGATTACATGCGGGCACAAGAAGATATAAAGTAGAATCGCAGAAGTACCTCTTCAAATATGGACATCAACGATGATTATTATCGAGTGCAGGGAAGAGGGTCAGATTCTGGAAAATGTTATGGTGGTAATGGCCAACCTAGAAGTGGTAACTATCATAATGATAAGTATCGCAAATTCAACAACAATAAAAGGGGAGGAAGTCAGAGGTTCAAAAGCAGCCACACTGAAAATGTTGCGTTAATAAAAGACCTCacaaaaacaccaaaagaaattttggctacAGAGGCGGTGTGCAAAAGCTTCGACTCCCCAGTACCTTTTTCAAAGTATGGAAACAGAGACAAAAGCAAATTTTGCGATTTTCACGATGATTACAGTCATGAGACCAATGAATGTCGGCACTTAATCGAAAGGGTAGTTGCTGAACTCAAAAGAGGAAGATTACAACACTTGAAGAAACGTGCAAGAGCACAAGTCAATAAGCCAAATGGAGAAAAAGAATATCCGTGGCAAAAGAAGAATGAGGGAAAGGAAACGGATAAAACCATAAACATGGTAACCAGTGGACGGACAAATCAGAGACGAAAGTTAGAGGTATCTGAGGAATGGGAAAACACTCCCATCATATTCCCGGCCATAGCACAGGAACCCTCGGATGCGCCCATCACAATTAAGCGGCGTGTCAAAAGTTGCGGGTACATCATCAACCGATTGCATGTAGACACCGGTTGTGGTGTTGATATAATGTACGAGCACTGTTTCCGATTGCTGCCAGGGGCTGTGCGAGCCAAGCTAGTGGCTCCTAACACTGCGTTAGCAGGATTTTCTAGAGAGTCCGCATGGCTAATCGGGATCATCGAATTAGAGCTGGAGCTTCAAAGGTCAGATTGGAAGAAATTTAGAAGCATACATTGACGACCTAGTTATAAAAAGCACAATAGAACAAGGTCTGTTGGAAGACATATTAGAAACATTCGCGTCGTTAAGAAAAATTAGTATGAAGCTCAACCCGTCGAAGTGCAGTTTTGGAGAGGAAGAAGAAAAGTTTCTTGGTCATATAATAACTGAGCGCGGGATACGTACAAACCCAAAGAAAATAGAGGCAATCGATAATATGTCGTCACCCAGAAATAAAAAAGAAGTACAAAGTTTAACGGGTAAGTTGGCGGCATTAACGAGGTTCTTATCAAAATTCGCAGAGCGATCACTCCCCTTTTTTGGGACATTGAAGAATTGCTTAAAGAAAACTGATTTCAAGTGGACGGAGGAAGCAGAAGTGGCGTTTCAAGAAATGAAAAAGTTGCTGAAAGAGCTGCCAACAATGACTGCGCCGATTGCGGGAGAAACGTTGATACTATACTTAGCTGCATCgaaggaagcaataagttcagtATTAATAGCAGACAGAGGACAGGTACGCACTATAAAATTAAAAATAGCTAATTTTCAATCAATAGGCTGTTAAAGTTATATAATTATGCTGTGCGAACAGCTACAAATGcctgtatattttgttagcaaagctttaACGGGAAGCGAATTAAACTATCCTGCAATCGAAAAACTGGTTTATGCACTCGTGCATACGGCTTGACGCTTACGAAGGTATTTCCAAGCGCACCCAATAAGGGTCCTAACAGATCAGCCGATAAATCAGGTACGACAAACAACAATTTGTCGTCAAACAAATATAAAACTGCTTGATAAATTCTAGCAAATTTACATTCGCTGATActtgttgagcaggtgctatataaaccaaaaaattctggtcgcatggccaaatgggctattgaattgggAGAGCATAAAATAAGCTTTTCACCACAAAGTGCGGTAAAAGGgcaagtcctagcagattatctggctgaaacagcTGGAGATATCGAAGTCTCacatgaatcaaaagaaataccacctccgCCCGAACAGCTGTAGGAAATGCACACAGACAGGGCTTGTGGCCCAGAAGGTGCAGGGGCAAGAATAGTCCTAAAAAGTCCAGAAGGAGAGGAATATACCTTCGCACTGAGATTCAGCTTCCCTGTCACAAATAATGAAGCTGAATATGAAGCATTGTTATCTGGAATGCTGGTAGAAAAATATTTGGAGATTAAAGAACTGTCAGTATATGTTGATTCATAGTTAGTTGCAAACCAATTTAATGGAATATTCGAAGCACACGATGAATCAATGCAAAAATACTTAAAGCTTGTGCAAGAGCTAGTAGTTGACTTCGATTTATTCCAGATAACTCAGGTTTCGAGGACGCTGAATaaaaaggcggatgcgctaagtaagttagccgcattaacattcagtcattttaagaaagaaatttggaTTGAGGAAGTTAAAGTAAAATCTATTGAAGAAGACAGTGTTTCGGCTGCAGTTGAAGAAGAGGAGTAGAGTTGGATGACACCAATAATAGAATTTCTAACCAAAGGTACATTGCCGATAGATTCAAGTGAAGCAAGAAAGATTAAGATGAAAGCACCAATGTATCTGTTAGACAAGGGAATTCTATATAGAAAGTCTTTTCTGGGACCTCATTTGCGATGCCTTAATCCAACTCAAGCGAAGTCAATCATATGGGAAGTACACGAGGGAATGTGCGCTCTACATTCGGGACACAAAATAGTTGCGTCCAAAAACATACGGCTTGGATATTACTGGCCGTCAATGTATAGAGATGCCGTAGAGGTAATACGAAACTGTCAATCGTGTCAACTTCATGCACCGGTAAGCAAGGCTCCGCGACATCCTATGATACCGGTCGCGTCTCCATGGTCGTTCTGTAAATGGGCAATCGGCATAGTGGGGCCATTCCCCGCAGGACCAGGGGGTGTAAAATTTCTGGTAGTAGCCATTGATTATTTCACGAAATGGGTAGAGGCCAAACCACTAAAAACAAATTCAGTCAAGCAAATTTGAAATTTTATGTGGAAAAACATATGTGGAAAAACATCGTATGTTGATTTAgaataccaaatgaaatagtaagCGACAATGGTACGCAGTTCGAAGGTAATCCATTTAGTGACTGGTACCAAGAATTGAATATAAAACAAACATTTACATCAGTCGCACACCCTCAGGCGAATGGTCAGTGTGAGGTTACGAATTGGGATATCGTTTTAGGAATCAAAGCAAGGCTGGGATTGTGTTGAAGGGGTTGGATAGACGAACTGCCTAACATTTTGTGGGCACACCGCACAACTCCAAAGGGCGCAACTaatgaaacaccttttagtttggtgtacgggtccgaggctgtaatacctgtcgaaataaatgtgccaactatgcgcatagcttccttcgatgaaagtagcaaTAGCAAATACTGCGTGAAAACCTAATCTTAGTTGAAGAACGCAGAGAAATGGTGGCtataaaagaagcaatcaacaagcAAAGAATCGCAAGCTACTATAATAAGCGCGTACAACCATTATCTTTCTAATTGGATGACTTGTGTGGTGAAaaaatgaagcaagcagagcagaggACACGGGTAAACTTGGATCTAAATAGGAAGGACCATACAAAGTTATTGGCGTAAGCGATACAGGGGCGTATCGGCTAGCAAGTTTAGATGGAAAAGCAATAAAACCACCTGGCATGCGCAAACACTGAAACAGTGCTACATATAAAAAAATTGCAGAGGGATTGATCACCCTAAATAACTGTTTTAAGTTTTTAATATGAAATTtttttattttccattgtaaacatgacaGCTAAGTGTTGCTCAAGTGatatgtttgaaataaattgaattatgcaatttaagccaataacttgtgcatttttacatttgttgattgcatgccccttaagctgcacagggacacactccgagtctcaagtggcatagtttagtttggttactaatactatttttaatggtgacagtagtaaaacattggtttgtttcaaacgcttgtactCCGCGCAAGACGGTGACTTGCATGGTCTAGACTATAAAACATAAGTTTGgttacttgtttaaataacccgAACATTGGCGTGGCTggaagactcttgagtatagacattggtttgtctatagtaCGAGTAATTTGCATTAGATTGTATACGCGTACATACTTATAAAaatttttataaaagtcttgagtataaacttataagcattggtttgcttacttttgcgtacaacattggattgttggcgcaagaataaaaagatcatgaaacAATTGAAGGGTCGCTCCTGTCATGAAGTCATGGCATTTATTCTACATAAGAGTTATTGAATGTATAATATTGTAACAAATCATTATAACCGCCATAGTGATTTCGTAAAAATACAATAAATGCGCCTTAACCAAAAAggtttttgaaattatattcaatcAAAAGCTAACATATTACAATTGGAGAATATAAAGTCAACCGCTTAGCATAAAAGTGGGACATATACAAAAATTTGACCTAATATATGCCAATATaagctaatataaaaataaaaaaggtGGTGGCATTGGCTGGAACGTTTGTCCTACACTAAGGAGAGTATGTCATCCTCGCACGTAGCGATCAGACGCATACTCCACTATCAatagaaaagaaaaatataatatagggatgcgaaacctccaAGATGCAAGGCCCATCCCTCATTGGCAAAAACAAGCCACCCATGGATGGCTTAACAAACTCAATTGAGTTTGTCAGTAATTATCTCCCGCGCAGAGATGGTAGGATCGTTAATGAGAAATTGAAGACGGGGGATCGAGATTTGTTGAAGTTGGGAACAAGCTTCCTCACATTTTTCCTTGGCTCCATCAACGAGCAACTCAGCAATATTGGGGGGAATCACGGGGGGCACATACAGTTCCTGGCGAATAACATTCCAGAACAGGGTTCACTCATACGCACATGCAGCAACCATAGCTGCAACAAATTGCTGCTCGACGGCTTTGCAGTCGAGAGCATGCTGGACAAGGTTAGGTAAACCATTGTGGAGAATGTCATACTCCGCCTTTAAAGTgtcatgttgaaatgtcccgttcttattgattaaaaacgttccatattaattgatttcgttgcgaggttttgacctctatatgagacgtttttcaaagactgcattcatttttaaaacaaaccataacctttatttcataaataaaggtttaaaaagctttacgtagattatcaaataatgataatctaaaatatcctgtttacacacgaccattacataatggtttacaatacaaatatgttacatcgaaatcagtttcttgaattcagtttttacacaatatcatacaaacatggactccaaatcttgtccttattttagtatgcaacagcggaagctcttagtatttacctgagaataaacatgctttaaacgtcaacaaaaatgttggtgagttataggtttaacctatatatatcaaatcgtaacaatagaccacaagatttcatatttcaatatacatcccatacatagagataaaaatcattcatatggtgaacacctggttaagttcatacttagtagctaacataccatttcaactactacaattctatatgaaaaactaatcacaaaaaaatatatatcatattcaaacctttatacaataacttgcaaacttacaataccgctattttacatatagcatgaaatatagcacataaaactttgatacaaagtagttgcgaagataattctagttaataaataaggcgttcagtaaaggcaacaaagacacgtaattcatacgtccagaaacaagtcatgcattatggttttactaataccacttcccatccttggtcttgtggaacgtaaccgttgtgaccgatagtatgacaacgtgttgtaacgttgtcaaaaggatgaaggttacgtaatgaccaacagtctcgtaataacctaaaaacctcatttcttaccccaattaccgactccgtcacttgtgggaacgttttgtttaatagttgtagcccgatgttctttttctcactttggtgagaagcgaacgttactaacccgtaagcataacatgcttctttatgttgcatgttagccgctttttctaaatcatgaagtcctatattcggatacattgagtcaaaataatttcttaacccgttgcgtaaaatagcatttgggttccccgcaatatatgcgtcaaagtaaacacatcataacttatgggtttcccaatgtgatatcccccatctttcaaacgaaagccttttataaaccaaggcattcttggaacgttcttcgaatgtcttacaaactgattttgccataaatagttgtgccgaggaattctgaccgattctagacaagatttcatcaatcatgtctccgggtaagtcttctaaaatattgggttgtctatccattttgtgtttttatactgtaaaatagacaagagttagattcataaaagatacttattaatacaagcaatttttacatatatagtaaagcataagcacactatattacatatattacaccgcacaaatacaactatcttattccaactcactcgtttattctttttcgaacttggttctttttgctaagtttttagggatatatgatgttcccctaatacgagctgtcgttttccacaacggtttagaaaaacctggtggtttagaggttccgagtcattgttacaacttaagggcttcgggggttgacgatacatataaagttcatcggggttggaattagatttctctatttttatgccctttcccttattattttcttttgcctttttaaattcagttggggtaatttctataacatcatcggaattctcgtcagaatccgattcatcggagaattggtaatcctcccaatattttgcttccttggcggaaacaccattgaccataattaaccttggtcggttggttgaggattttcttttacttaaccattttattatttcccccaccggttcaatttcctcctcgggttcctcctcttccggttctgattcttcttccggttcttcttcgggaacttgtgaatcagtccacgaatcattccaaattacatttgactcttcattattattaggtgagtcaatgggacttctattagaggtagacatctatcacataatatcaaacacgttaagagattaatatatcacataatattcacatgttaaaaatatatagttaccaacaaaatttgttaagcaatcatttttcaagtaaacacggtcgaagtccagactcactaatgcatccgaacaaactcgataagacacactaatgcaaaattctggttctctaagaccaacgctcggat
This genomic interval carries:
- the LOC139901346 gene encoding uncharacterized mitochondrial protein AtMg00860-like, whose amino-acid sequence is MKLNPSKCSFGEEEEKFLGHIITERGIRTNPKKIEAIDNMSSPRNKKEVQSLTGKLAALTRFLSKFAERSLPFFGTLKNCLKKTDFKWTEEAEVAFQEMKKLLKELPTMTAPIAGETLILYLAASKEAISSVLIADRGQQSFNGKRIKLSCNRKTGLCTRAYGLTLTKVFPSAPNKGPNRSADKSGTTNNNLSSNKYKTA